The following are from one region of the Anaerolineae bacterium genome:
- a CDS encoding IS1 family transposase, which yields MDIAPITCPYCRQTDRQVKAGRNASGSQRYKCQHCQRKYTPNPSPRGHSDELHRQALQSMWMG from the coding sequence ATGGACATAGCCCCAATCACATGCCCTTACTGTCGCCAAACCGACCGCCAGGTCAAGGCCGGGCGGAATGCCTCGGGTAGCCAGCGGTACAAATGCCAGCACTGCCAGCGGAAATACACGCCCAACCCCAGCCCGCGTGGCCACAGCGACGAGCTGCACCGCCAGGCCTTGCAGAGTATGTGGATGGGATGA
- a CDS encoding protein kinase — protein MLQPGDVLGGYEIVEQLGAGGMATVYRAYQPRLDRYVAIKVMHQTLSAEENFLARFQREARIIARLDHPHIVPVYDFDDHDGSPYLVMKYVEGETLEDRLRRGPLPLPEVVRIMTAVADALTYAHEHGVLHRDVKPANILIDARGTPYLTDFGLARLAAGGSSTLSQGTIIGTPHYISPEQALGQAELDARTDVYSLGVVLYELVVGRVPFPGDTPFSVVHDHIYAPLPTPREVNPSVSPAVEAVLIRALAKKPDDRYPTPNALLEAFRAALGESPSAPGAGQQPSAAQRTKRSPGPGFAETLPPVPPPPARRPSPPRRFLDDDEPDLDDLGDIIEEKVEAWAESIEDWAEQLGERITGNMGSLGGGEAMRARRRQPLTEEEKIRRRVEKRLKEQADLRIHSVIFLMVNLLLWVIWLLAGGGFPWPLIVTLGWGIGIVAHYMDYQQKYGSGAERREREIQRELERARLRGELPADDTGLRPAKRKNEDLADYPVRLTDDGELSASLIEEMEDEDSPRRHGHS, from the coding sequence ATGTTGCAGCCGGGTGATGTGCTGGGCGGGTATGAGATTGTCGAGCAGCTGGGTGCAGGCGGGATGGCGACCGTTTACCGGGCTTATCAGCCGCGCCTGGATCGCTATGTAGCGATCAAGGTTATGCACCAGACACTTTCCGCCGAGGAAAACTTCCTGGCGCGTTTCCAGCGGGAGGCGCGCATCATCGCCCGCCTAGATCACCCGCATATCGTCCCGGTCTACGATTTCGACGACCATGATGGCTCCCCCTACCTGGTCATGAAGTATGTGGAAGGGGAGACGCTGGAAGATCGGCTGCGGCGGGGGCCGCTCCCGCTCCCCGAAGTCGTGCGGATCATGACGGCTGTGGCTGACGCGCTGACCTATGCCCATGAACACGGCGTGCTGCACCGCGACGTCAAGCCCGCTAACATTCTGATCGACGCCCGCGGCACCCCTTACCTGACTGATTTTGGATTGGCCCGGCTGGCCGCCGGGGGATCGTCCACCCTAAGCCAGGGTACGATCATCGGCACGCCGCACTATATCTCGCCGGAGCAGGCGCTGGGTCAGGCCGAACTGGATGCGCGGACGGATGTCTATTCGCTGGGGGTGGTGCTGTACGAACTGGTGGTGGGGCGCGTGCCGTTCCCCGGCGATACGCCGTTTTCCGTGGTACATGACCACATCTACGCCCCGCTGCCCACGCCGCGTGAAGTCAACCCTTCGGTATCGCCGGCGGTGGAAGCCGTCCTCATCCGGGCGCTGGCCAAGAAGCCTGACGACCGTTACCCGACGCCCAACGCGCTGCTGGAGGCTTTCCGCGCTGCGCTGGGCGAGTCCCCGTCAGCGCCGGGCGCCGGACAGCAGCCCTCTGCTGCTCAACGCACAAAGCGCTCGCCCGGCCCCGGCTTTGCTGAGACGCTGCCGCCGGTCCCGCCCCCGCCTGCACGACGGCCCTCGCCGCCCCGGCGCTTTCTGGATGATGATGAGCCTGATCTGGACGATCTTGGCGACATCATCGAGGAGAAGGTTGAGGCTTGGGCGGAATCGATCGAGGACTGGGCGGAACAGCTCGGGGAGCGGATCACGGGGAATATGGGATCGCTGGGAGGAGGTGAAGCAATGCGCGCCCGTCGCCGCCAGCCACTAACTGAAGAGGAAAAGATTCGCCGCCGGGTGGAGAAACGACTCAAGGAACAGGCCGACTTACGGATTCACAGCGTGATCTTCCTGATGGTTAACCTGTTGCTGTGGGTCATCTGGTTGCTAGCGGGCGGTGGATTCCCGTGGCCGTTGATCGTCACCCTGGGCTGGGGGATCGGCATCGTGGCCCATTACATGGATTACCAGCAAAAGTACGGCTCCGGAGCAGAGCGCCGCGAGCGCGAGATTCAGCGCGAGCTGGAACGGGCGCGGCTGCGGGGCGAACTGCCCGCGGACGATACCGGTCTGCGGCCTGCCAAGCGCAAGAATGAAGACCTGGCCGATTACCCCGTGCGCCTCACGGACGACGGGGAACTCTCGGCCAGCCTGATCGAAGAGATGGAAGACGAAGACTCTCCCCGGCGGCACGGGCACAGCTAG
- a CDS encoding alanine racemase, translating into MLSDITRPTALLNEETARRNIARMAEKARRSGVRFRPHFKTHQSAVIGEWFRAEGVTAIAVSSVSMARYFAAHGWRDILIAFPVNWREIEAINALAKAINLHLLVESVETVRFLSERLAFPVMVWLKVDTGYGRTGLRWDDLENLKRVARAVEAGRQMTLCGVLTHAGHSYQARSVAELRSIFAATVGRIRVARGALEQAGFSGLQTSVGDTPCCSVVEGFAGVDEVRPGNFVFYDMMQVQIGACRVEDVAVAVACPVVAIHPGDRRIVIYGGAVHLSKERLALDDGAISYGAVALPDESRGWGPPLPGCYVASLSQEHGVIRASDDLLAQARVGDLLMVLPVHSCLTVDLLKVYRTLASERIPMMGAG; encoded by the coding sequence ATGTTGTCCGATATCACCAGACCAACCGCCCTTCTGAACGAAGAGACTGCCCGCCGCAACATCGCCCGTATGGCGGAAAAGGCGCGTCGCTCGGGGGTGCGCTTCCGCCCGCACTTCAAGACGCACCAGTCCGCCGTCATCGGGGAGTGGTTCCGTGCGGAAGGCGTGACGGCAATCGCGGTCTCGTCGGTTAGCATGGCCCGGTACTTCGCCGCGCACGGCTGGCGGGACATCCTGATCGCCTTCCCGGTCAACTGGCGGGAGATTGAGGCGATCAACGCCCTGGCAAAGGCGATCAATCTGCATCTGCTGGTCGAATCGGTGGAGACAGTCCGTTTCCTTTCCGAACGGCTGGCTTTTCCGGTGATGGTATGGCTCAAAGTCGATACGGGCTACGGGCGCACCGGCCTCCGCTGGGACGATCTTGAAAATCTGAAAAGGGTGGCCAGGGCGGTTGAGGCAGGCCGGCAGATGACACTGTGTGGTGTGTTGACTCATGCTGGCCATAGTTACCAGGCGCGGTCCGTGGCAGAACTGCGCTCGATTTTCGCCGCGACCGTTGGGCGGATCCGCGTTGCGCGCGGTGCACTGGAACAGGCCGGGTTCAGCGGTCTGCAGACCTCTGTGGGCGATACGCCCTGCTGCTCGGTGGTGGAAGGTTTCGCCGGTGTGGACGAAGTTCGGCCCGGTAACTTTGTGTTCTACGATATGATGCAGGTGCAGATCGGGGCGTGCCGGGTGGAAGATGTGGCGGTCGCCGTGGCCTGCCCGGTGGTGGCTATCCATCCCGGTGATCGCAGGATCGTGATCTACGGTGGCGCGGTGCACCTTTCCAAGGAACGGCTGGCGCTTGATGATGGGGCAATCAGCTATGGCGCGGTGGCCCTGCCGGACGAAAGCAGAGGATGGGGGCCGCCGCTGCCGGGATGCTATGTAGCCAGCCTGTCGCAGGAACATGGCGTCATCCGGGCCAGCGATGACTTGCTGGCACAGGCGCGGGTTGGCGACCTGCTGATGGTGCTGCCGGTGCACTCCTGCCTTACGGTCGATTTGCTCAAGGTGTACCGTACACTGGCGAGCGAGCGCATCCCGATGATGGGAGCGGGCTAG
- a CDS encoding cysteine desulfurase-like protein has translation MPMPLDVNALRAQFPALNRPVAPGGPLPVHFDNPAGTQVPRRVIDAVAEYYITMNANHGGAFATSQRSDAMQMATREIAADFLNASRPEEIVFGPNMTTLNFALSRAIGRTLQPGDEIVVTRMDHDANIAPWMRLASDQQLSLRWADFDVETGTLDMASLEAAITPRTKVVATVHASNALGTINPVDWIARLAHSVGALHVVDAVQSAPHIPIDVQAIGCDFLICSAYKFFGPHIGVMYGRYDLLVALPAYKVRPAQDTPPYRWETGTPSYETWHATAAALDYLAEIGATYGGEYSSQFPGLSGRRLQFKTAMAALSAYERGLVAHLIDGLMRLPGVRIYGITDPAQFAERVPTVIFTLAGHTPRAIAEHLAARNIYVWDGDYYAVAVMERLGLARSGGAVRVGLVHYNTHDEIDRLLDALDSL, from the coding sequence ATGCCCATGCCGCTTGACGTAAACGCCCTGCGCGCCCAGTTCCCGGCCCTGAACCGACCGGTCGCACCCGGCGGCCCGCTGCCCGTTCACTTTGACAACCCCGCCGGGACGCAGGTTCCCCGGCGCGTGATCGACGCCGTCGCCGAGTATTACATCACCATGAACGCCAACCACGGCGGGGCGTTCGCCACCAGCCAGCGCAGCGATGCGATGCAGATGGCAACGCGGGAGATTGCTGCCGACTTTCTGAACGCTTCCCGCCCGGAAGAGATCGTCTTCGGCCCGAACATGACCACGCTCAACTTTGCCCTGAGCCGGGCCATTGGCCGAACCCTGCAGCCCGGCGACGAGATCGTGGTCACACGCATGGATCACGACGCCAACATCGCCCCCTGGATGCGCCTTGCCAGCGATCAGCAGCTGTCACTGCGCTGGGCCGACTTCGACGTGGAAACCGGTACGCTGGATATGGCCAGCCTGGAGGCGGCGATCACACCCCGGACGAAGGTCGTCGCCACCGTCCACGCCTCTAATGCCCTGGGCACGATCAACCCTGTCGACTGGATCGCCCGGCTGGCTCACAGCGTCGGTGCATTGCATGTGGTAGACGCTGTGCAGAGCGCACCGCACATCCCCATCGACGTGCAGGCCATCGGATGTGACTTCCTGATCTGCAGCGCCTACAAGTTCTTCGGCCCGCACATCGGCGTGATGTACGGCCGCTACGATCTGCTGGTGGCGTTGCCCGCTTACAAAGTACGTCCGGCCCAGGATACGCCTCCCTACCGCTGGGAGACCGGCACGCCCAGCTACGAGACCTGGCACGCTACCGCCGCTGCACTGGACTATCTGGCCGAGATCGGCGCAACGTACGGTGGCGAGTACAGCAGCCAGTTTCCAGGTCTCAGTGGGCGGCGGCTCCAATTCAAGACGGCAATGGCGGCCCTGAGCGCCTATGAGCGCGGCCTGGTGGCCCACCTGATCGACGGGTTGATGCGCCTGCCGGGCGTCCGCATCTACGGTATCACCGATCCGGCGCAGTTCGCAGAGCGGGTGCCGACAGTCATCTTCACCCTGGCCGGGCATACCCCACGTGCTATCGCCGAGCATCTGGCTGCCCGGAATATCTACGTCTGGGATGGCGATTATTACGCCGTCGCGGTGATGGAACGGCTGGGGCTGGCCCGGAGCGGCGGCGCAGTGCGTGTTGGCCTGGTGCACTATAATACGCACGACGAAATCGACCGCCTGCTTGATGCGCTGGACAGCCTGTAG
- the priA gene encoding primosomal protein N' encodes MYAEVAVNVPVHSTFHYHIPVQLAGKIQPGHLVRVAFGTADQPGIVLTLSQHSPVAETKPIKELLDSTPALGMPHLQLARWLSETTLAPLGTCLWLFLPPGIAGQSDIQLSLTEAGKWVIANAGEALGDLSEEATLLLRLLARRGPLRGRQLNQAMRGHNWQQAAESLARHELIHREVVLAPPRVQPRKVRTARLAIPAERIEAIATRLGRESRRASVLEVLLASPVRQPTVASVCRAAGCSEQILRTLAAAGDITLTPPSTWLELTVPNERMAQQLAEGEFDRATRQKQALEALLAAGGALPAQALDSAIARTLLEKGLIRAEDQPATVALSARYLLPDGQPDPAALMARLIALRGGIKALSVLRLLAREGQPVKINWIYAQTGASLNLLKELEEDGLIVLAENEEWRDPLAGRDFAPTVAPTLTPDQQAAWERLREHMDALKWEGVSPTPDEPHVFLLHGVTGSGKTEVYLRAVEHTLAHGREAIVLVPEIALTPQTVGRFAARFPGQVAVIHSDLTPGERFDTWRRARAGELKVIVGTRSALFTPLPDLGLVILDEEHDQSYKQSPPLPPPYYHAREAAIELTRRSRGIVILGSATPSIESMYAARRGLYQRIILPVRVAGHRQRILETPTGGGPALYHPADPGSALTVDLPEVDIVDMRAELRAGNTSMFSRALQEALRATFARGEQAILFLNRRGTASYVFCRDCGYVAACPRCEMPLTYHQAGEALRCHHCGFRRPIPAACPACGSRRIRHFGAGTEAVQAELGKLLPAAVSIRWDRDTASHHREHDAILQRFARREASVLIGTQMIAKGLDLPGVTLVGVLNADVGLALPDFRARERTFQLLTQVVGRAGRGLQPGHGIIQTYRPDDLAISAAAAHDYEAFYASELEQRRELGYPPFRRLVRLLIRGRSAPETQREAEDAARYLQNRIRELKLEATTLVGPAPCFFSKLEGAYRWHVLVRSADPIPIFAGISLAKGWHLDIDPLDIL; translated from the coding sequence ATGTACGCTGAAGTTGCCGTCAACGTCCCGGTGCACAGCACTTTTCACTACCACATCCCGGTCCAGCTTGCCGGTAAGATTCAGCCGGGGCATCTGGTGCGTGTTGCCTTCGGCACAGCCGATCAGCCGGGCATTGTGCTTACTCTCTCCCAGCACAGCCCGGTCGCCGAAACCAAGCCGATCAAAGAGTTGCTGGATTCGACGCCGGCCCTGGGGATGCCCCATCTCCAGCTCGCCCGCTGGTTGAGCGAGACAACGCTAGCCCCGCTGGGAACCTGCCTGTGGCTCTTCCTGCCACCCGGAATCGCCGGGCAGTCCGATATCCAGCTCAGCCTGACCGAAGCCGGAAAATGGGTGATCGCCAACGCCGGTGAAGCGCTGGGTGACCTCAGTGAGGAAGCCACATTGCTCCTGCGCCTGCTGGCGCGGCGCGGGCCGCTGCGTGGACGCCAGCTTAACCAGGCCATGCGCGGCCACAACTGGCAACAGGCCGCGGAAAGCCTGGCACGCCACGAACTGATTCACCGCGAAGTCGTGCTGGCCCCACCCCGTGTCCAGCCGCGCAAGGTGCGCACGGCCCGACTGGCGATCCCCGCTGAGCGCATTGAGGCGATTGCCACGCGGCTGGGCCGCGAAAGCCGCCGTGCCAGTGTCCTGGAAGTCCTGCTGGCCTCGCCGGTACGCCAACCAACTGTCGCCAGTGTGTGCCGGGCCGCCGGCTGTTCCGAGCAAATCCTGCGCACACTGGCCGCCGCGGGGGACATCACGCTCACTCCTCCCAGCACCTGGCTGGAACTGACCGTACCCAATGAGCGCATGGCCCAGCAGCTGGCGGAAGGTGAATTTGACCGGGCAACGCGGCAGAAACAGGCGTTAGAAGCATTGCTGGCGGCGGGAGGCGCCCTGCCAGCGCAAGCCCTGGACAGCGCCATCGCCCGCACCTTGCTGGAAAAAGGGTTAATCCGGGCCGAAGATCAACCGGCTACCGTGGCGCTTTCCGCCCGCTATCTGCTGCCTGACGGACAACCCGATCCCGCTGCGCTGATGGCCCGCCTGATCGCGCTACGCGGTGGGATCAAGGCGTTGAGCGTGCTGCGCTTGCTGGCCCGTGAAGGCCAGCCGGTCAAGATCAACTGGATCTATGCCCAGACAGGCGCCAGCCTGAACCTGCTCAAAGAATTGGAAGAGGACGGGTTGATCGTCCTCGCGGAAAACGAAGAGTGGCGCGATCCGCTGGCCGGGCGCGACTTTGCGCCGACCGTCGCGCCAACGCTGACCCCCGATCAGCAGGCCGCCTGGGAACGCCTGCGCGAGCACATGGACGCTCTCAAATGGGAGGGCGTCTCCCCTACCCCGGATGAGCCGCATGTCTTCCTGCTGCATGGCGTCACCGGCTCCGGCAAGACCGAAGTCTATCTGCGCGCGGTGGAGCACACCCTGGCCCATGGCCGTGAGGCGATCGTGCTGGTGCCCGAAATCGCCCTGACCCCGCAGACCGTTGGACGGTTTGCTGCCCGCTTCCCCGGCCAGGTCGCCGTGATTCACAGTGATCTGACGCCCGGCGAACGTTTCGATACCTGGCGCCGGGCGCGCGCCGGAGAACTCAAGGTGATCGTCGGCACGCGCTCAGCCCTGTTCACCCCCCTGCCTGACCTGGGGCTGGTCATCCTGGATGAGGAGCACGATCAGAGCTACAAGCAGTCACCGCCGCTGCCGCCGCCCTACTACCATGCCCGCGAAGCAGCCATCGAACTGACTCGCCGTAGCCGGGGTATTGTGATCCTTGGCAGCGCCACCCCATCCATCGAAAGTATGTATGCCGCCCGGCGCGGTTTGTACCAGCGGATCATTCTGCCGGTGCGGGTGGCGGGTCACCGCCAGCGCATACTGGAGACTCCGACCGGGGGCGGCCCGGCCCTGTATCACCCCGCTGATCCTGGCAGCGCCCTGACCGTTGACCTGCCGGAAGTCGACATCGTCGATATGCGGGCAGAGTTACGGGCAGGCAATACCTCCATGTTCAGTCGGGCGCTGCAGGAAGCGCTCAGGGCAACTTTCGCTCGCGGCGAGCAGGCCATCCTGTTTCTCAACCGGCGGGGCACGGCCAGCTATGTGTTCTGCCGGGATTGCGGCTATGTCGCCGCCTGCCCGCGCTGCGAGATGCCCCTGACCTACCACCAGGCTGGAGAGGCATTGCGCTGCCATCACTGCGGGTTTCGGCGGCCCATTCCCGCCGCCTGCCCCGCCTGCGGCAGCCGCCGGATCAGGCACTTTGGCGCGGGCACAGAGGCCGTCCAGGCGGAACTGGGCAAGCTGCTACCGGCTGCAGTTTCCATCCGCTGGGATCGTGATACGGCCAGCCACCACCGCGAACATGACGCCATCCTGCAACGCTTTGCCCGCCGGGAGGCCAGCGTACTAATCGGCACCCAGATGATCGCCAAAGGGCTAGACCTGCCGGGCGTGACGTTGGTCGGTGTGCTCAACGCCGATGTAGGGCTGGCCCTGCCAGACTTCCGTGCGCGGGAACGCACCTTCCAGCTGTTGACCCAGGTCGTTGGGCGTGCCGGGCGTGGTTTACAGCCCGGACATGGCATCATCCAGACCTATCGCCCTGATGATCTGGCCATCAGCGCCGCCGCCGCTCATGACTACGAGGCTTTCTACGCCAGCGAACTGGAGCAGCGCCGGGAACTGGGCTACCCCCCTTTCCGGCGCCTGGTCCGCCTGCTCATCCGTGGCCGCAGCGCCCCGGAGACCCAGCGCGAGGCGGAAGACGCCGCCCGCTACCTGCAGAACCGCATCCGGGAATTGAAGCTGGAAGCCACAACCCTGGTTGGGCCGGCGCCCTGTTTCTTCAGCAAGCTGGAAGGCGCTTACCGCTGGCATGTGCTGGTCCGCTCCGCTGACCCCATCCCGATCTTTGCGGGTATCAGCCTGGCCAAGGGCTGGCACCTGGACATCGATCCACTGGATATCCTGTGA
- a CDS encoding IS1 family transposase, with amino-acid sequence MFTFVGQKKTEAYILTQVDRASRCIVGWAVASPRTPEALQAMLDRSPQATRYYSDGYTLYETLIYTPGQHVAVVDKSQTCSVEADNAELRHYLARLARKSRCFSRCIQALRTAIKLFVYAWNRRQRYKRQFPTHPAHVRDFICP; translated from the coding sequence TTGTTCACCTTTGTCGGGCAGAAAAAAACCGAAGCCTACATCCTGACCCAGGTCGACCGAGCCAGTCGCTGCATTGTCGGCTGGGCGGTGGCCTCTCCGCGCACGCCCGAAGCCCTGCAAGCCATGCTGGACCGCAGTCCCCAGGCGACACGCTACTACTCCGATGGCTATACGCTCTATGAGACCCTGATTTACACCCCCGGCCAGCACGTGGCCGTGGTCGATAAGAGCCAGACCTGTTCGGTAGAGGCTGACAACGCTGAACTGCGCCATTATCTGGCACGGCTCGCCCGCAAGTCGCGTTGTTTCTCGCGGTGTATTCAGGCACTGCGCACCGCTATCAAGCTCTTTGTGTATGCCTGGAACCGCCGCCAACGCTACAAACGCCAGTTCCCAACCCATCCGGCCCATGTCCGAGATTTCATATGCCCTTGA
- the amrB gene encoding AmmeMemoRadiSam system protein B: MAATIKDVRPSPLAGTWYPADAQALRQMVDGFLAQAKPAAPEGRIIGLLAPHAGLRYSGPVAGYAFKLVGDLQPEVVAILCPYHRPPYQLYDSPFATTAHDAYETPLGIVPVDRKTLHTLAEIVPLAAVRGDQEHAIEIELPFLQRVLPHPFAILPIMIIHQTEDLIEQLGHALARVLKDRRALLVASSDLSHFFPQQMAQRLDQATLAHVRNFDPRGVLQEGGQPGEGACGRAAIAAVMWAARDLGADSASILHYATSGDTAGDYRHVVGYGAGVFFARAN, encoded by the coding sequence ATGGCGGCAACGATCAAAGATGTCAGACCATCCCCTCTGGCCGGAACCTGGTACCCCGCTGATGCGCAGGCCCTGCGCCAGATGGTTGATGGATTCCTGGCTCAGGCTAAACCCGCCGCCCCAGAGGGTCGCATCATCGGCCTGCTGGCCCCACACGCGGGCCTGCGTTATTCCGGGCCGGTCGCCGGCTATGCCTTCAAGCTGGTGGGCGATCTCCAGCCGGAAGTCGTCGCCATCCTGTGCCCCTATCACCGCCCCCCCTATCAGCTTTATGACAGTCCCTTTGCCACCACTGCCCATGACGCCTATGAGACGCCGCTGGGCATCGTGCCTGTGGACCGGAAGACTCTGCACACACTGGCAGAAATCGTGCCGCTGGCGGCTGTCCGGGGCGACCAGGAGCATGCCATTGAGATCGAATTACCCTTCCTGCAGCGCGTCCTGCCACACCCATTCGCCATCCTGCCGATCATGATCATCCACCAGACGGAAGACCTGATCGAGCAACTGGGTCATGCCCTGGCCCGCGTTCTCAAGGATCGACGTGCGCTGCTGGTGGCTAGCTCAGACCTGTCTCACTTCTTCCCACAGCAGATGGCTCAGCGGCTCGACCAGGCTACGCTGGCCCATGTGCGCAATTTCGACCCGCGCGGCGTCCTTCAGGAGGGCGGCCAGCCCGGTGAGGGGGCCTGTGGGCGCGCCGCGATTGCGGCAGTCATGTGGGCAGCCCGCGATCTGGGCGCCGATTCAGCATCCATCCTGCACTATGCCACCTCAGGTGACACCGCCGGCGACTACCGACATGTCGTCGGTTATGGGGCAGGAGTCTTCTTTGCGCGGGCTAATTGA
- a CDS encoding phospholipid carrier-dependent glycosyltransferase produces MRRDQLSKVLKSVRLRLAVILALALILRLVHVLSYPFDPDVSGSDYSWYAREGQTLITTGRTDGPPPTGPLFLLIAGYAGEIGQTIFANAVDSSQPVIRLLGVILGTLTILMIYRIGRAGWSEGAGLLAAALLAVNPAFIVEAGNLTTETTAIFLLTWALALWLERAANPDQRLMLATGALLALGALTRAVQLAIPALLIVDLALRHGLRRAARYGAALLLAFFLTISPWTLYNLVVWDRLTLTGEGLTAMLYIGATGWQAPDQVDAALGVDPAADDPAVRQQAYLDGFRQAVFDDPLGYAAKRTGELLSALLQPHNTNFYAGPSLKALALDWLRADRSPGGLLGLTRAEQFWPKLLLYLFHYAGLLLGMLGLALNLRRWHALWPLYGLFLYFLGIHLALSAIPRYLFPLEAFWWLFGAAVLSAALARRTGHTRRQNLASATHPGLQ; encoded by the coding sequence ATGAGACGTGATCAGTTGAGCAAGGTGTTGAAGTCAGTACGCCTGCGGCTGGCGGTGATCCTCGCGCTGGCGCTGATCCTGCGCCTGGTGCATGTGCTGAGCTACCCCTTTGACCCGGACGTCAGCGGCAGCGACTACAGCTGGTACGCCCGCGAGGGACAGACTTTGATCACCACTGGCCGGACGGACGGTCCGCCGCCGACCGGCCCGCTCTTCCTGCTCATCGCCGGCTATGCCGGGGAGATCGGCCAGACGATCTTCGCAAACGCGGTGGACAGCAGCCAGCCCGTGATCCGCCTGCTGGGTGTGATCCTGGGGACGCTCACCATCCTGATGATCTACCGTATCGGGCGGGCTGGCTGGTCGGAGGGCGCCGGTCTCCTGGCTGCCGCGCTGCTGGCGGTCAACCCGGCGTTCATTGTGGAAGCAGGCAACCTGACCACCGAAACCACAGCTATCTTTCTGCTGACCTGGGCACTGGCGCTATGGCTTGAACGCGCTGCAAATCCTGACCAACGCTTGATGCTGGCAACCGGGGCGTTGCTGGCGCTGGGGGCGCTGACCCGCGCCGTCCAGCTGGCGATACCGGCGCTGCTGATCGTTGATCTGGCGCTCCGGCACGGTCTGCGCCGTGCGGCCAGGTATGGCGCAGCCCTGCTACTGGCCTTCTTCCTGACCATCTCCCCGTGGACGCTTTACAACCTGGTAGTCTGGGATCGTCTGACGCTGACCGGCGAGGGATTGACGGCCATGCTCTACATCGGGGCGACCGGCTGGCAGGCTCCCGACCAGGTTGATGCCGCACTGGGCGTAGACCCGGCGGCAGATGACCCGGCCGTCCGCCAGCAGGCCTACCTGGATGGCTTCCGCCAGGCCGTCTTTGACGACCCGCTGGGCTACGCCGCAAAACGCACTGGTGAACTGCTCAGCGCGCTGCTCCAGCCACACAATACCAACTTCTACGCGGGTCCGAGTCTGAAAGCGCTGGCCCTTGACTGGTTGCGCGCGGATCGCTCGCCCGGCGGTTTGCTCGGCCTGACCCGGGCGGAGCAGTTCTGGCCCAAGCTACTGCTGTACCTCTTCCATTACGCGGGGCTGCTGCTGGGCATGCTGGGCCTGGCGCTTAACCTGCGCCGCTGGCACGCCCTGTGGCCGCTATATGGGCTGTTCCTCTACTTCCTGGGAATTCACCTGGCATTGAGCGCCATCCCGCGCTACCTGTTCCCGCTGGAAGCATTCTGGTGGCTGTTTGGCGCCGCTGTGCTGAGCGCTGCGCTTGCCCGCCGGACGGGCCACACCAGAAGGCAGAACTTGGCATCAGCGACCCATCCAGGGCTACAATAG
- a CDS encoding DUF4345 family protein has translation MPLLNILKIAAAVLTIATGLLGLIRPRAITGFIGLEAPGARGVSELRGVFGGLFIGMGLAPLLYATPETYRMLGLAYLAIGIARTFSIVYDRSTERSNLISLAVEYVFGILLLL, from the coding sequence ATGCCACTGCTGAATATCCTCAAAATCGCGGCGGCGGTGCTCACCATCGCTACCGGCCTGCTGGGACTGATCCGGCCCCGCGCCATCACCGGCTTCATCGGGCTGGAAGCGCCCGGCGCACGCGGCGTCTCTGAACTGCGCGGGGTGTTCGGCGGGCTGTTCATCGGGATGGGCCTGGCCCCCCTACTTTACGCCACGCCGGAGACCTATCGGATGCTCGGCCTGGCGTACCTGGCGATCGGCATCGCACGCACCTTCTCGATCGTCTACGATCGCTCGACGGAACGCTCCAACCTGATCAGCCTGGCCGTGGAGTACGTCTTTGGCATTTTGCTGCTGCTGTAA